In Juglans regia cultivar Chandler chromosome 13, Walnut 2.0, whole genome shotgun sequence, the following proteins share a genomic window:
- the LOC108993382 gene encoding uncharacterized protein LOC108993382, giving the protein METLMSSSSVTFMSSSSPFSNFSPRRTPPSRSFQFPFASKGNDPEPNGPQSNSKDIASNNPQSNSKDINSFPILSNRHLSLSPLSKDMAMGLVLNAATGRGWTTGSGMEGPSVPAGIASSTGTENVSTFPWSLFTKSPRRRMLVSFTCNICRQRTTRAINPHAYTDGTVFVQCCGCNAFHKLVDNLNLFQDMKCYLSPGFDYRGHGWDNVNFKYLDTESGDNDIFPIQ; this is encoded by the exons ATGGAAACCCTCATGAGCTCCTCCTCTGTTACTTTCATGTCCTCGTCTTCTCCTTTTTCCAATTTCTCTCCCAGACGGACTCCTCCTTCGAGGTCATTTCAGTTCCCTTTCGCCTCCAAAG GGAACGATCCTGAGCCAAACGGTCCTCAGTCCAATTCGAAGGACATCGCATCAAACAATCCTCAGTCCAATTCCAAGGACATCAACAGTTTTCCAATTCTCAGTAATCGCCATCTCTCCCTTTCCCCTCTCTcaaag GATATGGCAATGGGATTAGTGCTGAACGCAGCTACCGGGAGAGGTTGGACCACTGGTTCAGGTATGGAAGGTCCTTCAGTTCCTGCTGGGATTGCGAGTAGCACGGGCACCGAGAATGTCTCCACTTTCCCATGGTCTCTGTTCACTAAATCACCTCGCCGAAGAATGCTTGTATCTTTTACTTGTAACATTTGTAGGCAGAGGACAACACGGGCCATTAATCCCCATGCTTATACTGATGGCACTGTATTTGTGCAG tgTTGTGGGTGCAACGCATTTCATAAGCTCGTGGATAATTTGAACCTGTTTCAGGACATGAAATGCTATCTCAGCCCAGGCTTTGATTATAGGGGTCATGGCTGGGATAATGTTAACTTCAAATATCTGGACACGGAAAGTGGCGATAATGACATATTTCCTATCCAGTGA